In Kordiimonas pumila, a single genomic region encodes these proteins:
- a CDS encoding PleD family two-component system response regulator: MTARVLVVDDVPPNVKLLEAKLTSEYFDVLTAYSGPEALDIISREHPDIILLDVMMPGMDGFEVCRRIKKDPATMHIPIVMVTALDQPSDRVAGLEAGADDFLTKPVQDLALFARVKSLVRLKVMMDELRNREATGASLGWQDDIEEVQDTPEDLAKGTILIVDEQERVMERIAKALSDVGDLTFMPGGEDVAERARGKNFDLIIVSLTMRNTDGLRVCSKLRTFEETRNVPILVMVDDGNTKLLVRALEMGVNDYVVRPVDRMEFLARVKTQLKRKRYADRLWDNFHLSMQLATTDAVTGLYNRHYLTSHLDTRMKVAHQNAKQLSILMMDIDHFKKVNDTYGHAVGDEVLKEFAYRIGKNIRGVDLAARYGGEEFVVMMPETPTDWAYMIGDRLRQEVCDNPFEVGLASGPISITVSIGVATSQESQTPAELLEEADKALYAAKENGRNQVIIAGTSK, from the coding sequence ATGACCGCTCGAGTTTTGGTGGTAGATGATGTCCCGCCTAATGTGAAATTGCTGGAGGCAAAGTTAACTAGCGAATATTTCGATGTGCTCACCGCCTACAGTGGCCCAGAAGCTCTTGATATTATTAGCCGGGAACATCCTGACATAATTTTGTTAGATGTGATGATGCCGGGCATGGACGGCTTCGAAGTATGTCGCAGGATTAAAAAAGACCCTGCAACAATGCATATTCCAATTGTTATGGTTACAGCACTTGACCAGCCTTCGGACAGGGTTGCGGGCTTGGAAGCCGGCGCTGATGATTTTCTTACAAAGCCAGTACAGGATTTGGCGCTTTTTGCGCGGGTGAAATCTCTTGTGCGGCTTAAGGTTATGATGGATGAGCTGAGAAACCGCGAAGCGACCGGCGCAAGCCTGGGATGGCAAGATGATATCGAGGAAGTTCAGGATACACCAGAAGACCTTGCTAAAGGGACCATACTGATTGTTGATGAGCAAGAACGTGTTATGGAACGAATTGCCAAAGCCCTGAGCGATGTGGGTGATCTTACATTTATGCCGGGGGGCGAAGATGTTGCTGAGCGTGCCAGAGGTAAAAATTTTGACCTCATTATCGTATCACTAACGATGAGAAATACTGATGGTTTAAGGGTTTGCTCAAAGCTTAGAACTTTTGAGGAAACGCGTAATGTACCTATCTTGGTGATGGTTGATGACGGCAATACCAAGCTGCTTGTTAGGGCTCTAGAAATGGGCGTTAATGACTATGTTGTACGCCCGGTTGACCGTATGGAATTCCTAGCACGTGTTAAAACGCAGCTAAAACGAAAACGCTATGCTGATCGCTTGTGGGATAATTTTCACTTATCAATGCAGCTGGCAACAACCGATGCTGTAACAGGGCTTTATAATCGCCATTACCTGACAAGCCATTTAGATACTCGTATGAAGGTGGCGCACCAAAATGCCAAACAATTGTCCATTTTGATGATGGATATTGACCATTTCAAAAAGGTCAATGACACTTATGGGCATGCTGTGGGCGATGAGGTGCTTAAAGAGTTTGCTTATCGTATCGGTAAAAATATTCGCGGCGTTGACCTTGCTGCCCGCTATGGTGGGGAAGAATTTGTTGTTATGATGCCTGAAACTCCAACTGACTGGGCTTATATGATTGGTGATCGTTTGCGCCAAGAAGTGTGCGATAACCCCTTTGAAGTGGGCTTGGCCTCTGGGCCTATTAGTATTACGGTTTCAATTGGCGTTGCTACTAGCCAGGAAAGCCAAACACCTGCAGAGCTTCTCGAAGAAGCTGATAAAGCTTTGTATGCCGCAAAAGAAAATGGCCGTAATCAGGTTATTATTGCGGGTACGTCAAAGTAG
- the rpmG gene encoding 50S ribosomal protein L33 — translation MAKPSSIKIKLLSTADTGYFYVTKKNPRTLTEKMVKRKYDPVVRKHVEFKEAKIK, via the coding sequence ATGGCAAAGCCGTCCAGCATCAAGATCAAACTGCTGAGCACAGCGGACACTGGTTACTTTTATGTGACCAAGAAAAACCCACGCACGCTGACTGAAAAAATGGTTAAGCGTAAGTATGACCCTGTGGTTCGCAAGCACGTAGAATTTAAAGAAGCCAAAATTAAGTAA
- the rnr gene encoding ribonuclease R, translating to MAPKDRVGQFPDKEQLLDFIKNFKGKITKRDISRAFGIKGPDKVLLKKMLRELTEEGFIAKDNSRRTLRPADRLPSVQIVEYAGTDKNGDALVRPVDWVADSPPPTIYISDKKRHKGPALGKGDRALARLIPIKDHPPLYRAEIIRMLRAAPTSIMGVFHGTAEGGRIVSTDKKKSDEFWVDRDDVNGAKEGELVTAEFVNSSKRRMGPRRARVKECLGDVSAAKSISLIAIHTHDIPYIFPEHVLRAAERAKPVDLGKRTDLRDIALITIDPADARDHDDAIWAEKDPDPKNKDGWHAIVAIADVAHYVQPGSPLDKEALKRGNSCYFPDRVVPMLPEALSADLCSLKPNEERACMALHMWFDKNGTKLRHQFVRGLMKSHANINYEQAQRALDGDIDETTAPLLDDVLKPLYGAYKALTEARNKREPLELDLPERKIELSDEGFVKGIVVRERLDTHKLVEEFMISANVCAAEELEKHRVTAMYRVHEEPSMEKLDSLRDFLRTLDLSLSKGTVMRPSLFNGILGRVKDGPHEHMVNEVVLRSQTQAYYSPDNMGHFGLALARYAHFTSPIRRYSDLLVHRGLIRALNLGDDGLTDSEMNDMADIGEQISGTERRAMTAERDSTDRYMASYLADHVGSQFIGRISGVTRFGLFVSLEPSGGDGLIPISQIGNDYYVLDAEHHRLVGERYGQEFRLGDKIDVCLTEANRFTGGLKLDLVTEGGLKTGPKNSQERLKQKKRRHSRKRT from the coding sequence TTGGCACCTAAAGACCGGGTTGGGCAATTCCCTGATAAAGAACAGCTTTTAGACTTTATCAAAAACTTTAAGGGAAAAATCACAAAACGGGATATATCCCGTGCTTTTGGCATTAAAGGACCCGATAAAGTTCTCCTGAAAAAAATGCTGCGTGAGCTTACAGAAGAAGGCTTTATTGCAAAAGATAACAGCCGCAGAACATTGCGGCCTGCAGACCGGCTTCCTAGTGTGCAGATTGTTGAATACGCAGGTACTGATAAAAACGGCGATGCTCTTGTGCGCCCGGTTGACTGGGTTGCAGATTCACCGCCACCCACAATTTATATTTCCGACAAAAAGCGCCATAAAGGACCCGCATTAGGGAAAGGCGACCGCGCCTTAGCACGGCTTATTCCTATCAAGGATCATCCACCCTTATATAGGGCCGAAATTATACGTATGCTACGTGCTGCACCAACATCAATTATGGGCGTTTTTCACGGTACGGCTGAAGGCGGTCGTATTGTATCTACCGATAAAAAGAAAAGCGATGAGTTCTGGGTTGACCGCGACGACGTGAACGGCGCAAAAGAGGGTGAATTGGTAACCGCCGAATTTGTCAATTCAAGCAAACGCCGTATGGGGCCAAGGCGCGCAAGAGTTAAAGAATGTTTGGGGGACGTCAGTGCAGCAAAATCAATTAGCCTTATTGCTATTCATACCCATGACATTCCTTATATATTTCCCGAACATGTACTCCGTGCGGCAGAGCGAGCTAAACCTGTCGATTTAGGAAAAAGAACAGACCTGCGAGACATAGCCCTTATCACCATTGATCCAGCGGATGCCAGAGATCACGATGATGCGATATGGGCAGAAAAAGACCCAGACCCAAAGAACAAAGATGGGTGGCACGCCATTGTTGCCATAGCCGATGTTGCACACTATGTGCAACCCGGTAGCCCGCTCGACAAAGAAGCATTAAAGCGCGGTAACAGCTGCTATTTCCCGGACCGCGTTGTTCCTATGCTGCCCGAAGCACTATCCGCAGATTTATGTAGTCTCAAACCCAATGAAGAACGCGCGTGTATGGCACTGCACATGTGGTTTGACAAAAATGGTACAAAATTACGACACCAATTTGTGCGCGGCCTCATGAAAAGCCATGCAAACATCAACTATGAGCAAGCACAGCGAGCACTAGACGGTGACATAGACGAAACCACGGCTCCCTTACTTGATGACGTCCTAAAGCCGCTTTACGGCGCCTATAAAGCATTAACAGAAGCACGAAACAAACGAGAGCCGCTCGAACTTGATCTACCAGAGCGTAAAATTGAGTTATCTGACGAAGGCTTTGTAAAAGGCATTGTCGTTCGAGAAAGGCTCGACACCCATAAACTTGTTGAAGAATTTATGATTTCAGCAAACGTTTGTGCTGCGGAAGAACTAGAAAAACACCGCGTAACAGCTATGTACAGGGTCCATGAAGAGCCTTCGATGGAAAAGCTTGATAGCCTGCGAGACTTCTTGCGTACACTTGATTTAAGCCTTTCCAAAGGCACTGTAATGCGCCCTTCCCTATTTAACGGCATTTTAGGGCGCGTAAAAGATGGGCCCCATGAGCACATGGTTAATGAAGTAGTCTTACGTAGCCAGACCCAAGCCTATTACAGCCCTGACAACATGGGGCACTTTGGGCTGGCCCTCGCTCGCTATGCACATTTCACATCCCCTATTCGCCGTTATTCAGACCTATTGGTACACCGGGGGCTTATTCGTGCTCTTAATTTAGGGGATGACGGCCTAACAGATAGTGAAATGAATGACATGGCTGACATCGGCGAGCAAATATCTGGCACTGAGCGCCGCGCTATGACAGCAGAACGTGATTCAACTGACAGGTATATGGCATCATACCTTGCTGACCATGTGGGCAGCCAATTTATTGGGCGGATATCTGGTGTTACGCGTTTTGGCCTTTTTGTATCTCTTGAGCCCTCAGGCGGTGATGGTCTTATTCCCATTTCTCAAATTGGAAACGACTATTATGTATTGGACGCCGAACATCACCGTCTTGTTGGTGAACGATACGGTCAGGAATTCAGGCTAGGTGATAAAATTGATGTCTGCCTTACAGAAGCAAACCGCTTTACTGGAGGCTTGAAACTTGACCTTGTGACGGAAGGCGGTCTTAAAACTGGCCCAAAAAACAGCCAAGAACGCCTTAAGCAAAAGAAACGCCGTCACAGTAGAAAACGTACATAG
- the topA gene encoding type I DNA topoisomerase — protein MNVVIVESPSKAKTINKYLGKDYTVLASFGHVRDLPAKDGSVKPDEDFAMDWIVDSDSNKRLTEIAKALKGSDKLFLATDPDREGEAISWHVLEVLAKKKALKGVEVKRVVFNEITKSAILKAMADPRDLDQELVNAYLARRALDYLVGFTLSPVLWRKLPGARSAGRVQSVALRLVCERESEIEQFTAREYWSVEADLKSTGSKNFTARLFAANGEKLDKFSLATELQANEATDLVKRTPLTVQSVERKPAKRNPQPPFTTSTLQQEASRKLGFPANKTMRVAQSLYEGKPIKGEVTGLITYMRTDGVTIAQEALNATRHVIENRYGAKYLPSSPRVYKTKAKNAQEAHEAIRPTDPMRSPADVSHALDSDEQKLYELIWRRTLASQMESAALERTTITIMNTDNTAELRATGSVIQFDGFLSVYQEGKDDEQDEQEALLPALKSGEEVNLISVLPKQHFTEPLPRYSEASLVKRMEELGIGRPSTYASILTVLRDRTYVHMERNRFVPDDKGRLVTAFLEKFFHRYVEYDFTANLEEQLDDISAGQEDWKKVLSNFWSAFKPKTEEILGVRNAEVIDALDDYLGPMLFSNDEARKCPSCADGRLGLKTSRYGAFVGCSNYPECGYTRKFGSNDNDPEEGMEEQPALGIDPETGEEINVKVGRFGPYIQVGEAVKGEKPKRASIPKDMDSSTIDLEKALALLSLPRELGTHPETGKTITSAIGRYGPYLAHDGVYAKLASSEEVFTVGLNRAVALLADQAAKKGGAKTVLKELGEHPDDKDPIRVLDGRYGPYVNHKKTNATLPKGTEPTSVTLEQALEWLAAKATTKKVPRKKTAAKKKAS, from the coding sequence ATGAATGTTGTAATTGTGGAATCGCCCTCGAAGGCAAAAACAATTAACAAATATCTGGGCAAAGACTATACAGTTTTGGCCAGTTTTGGGCACGTTCGGGATCTCCCCGCGAAAGATGGATCGGTAAAACCCGACGAAGATTTTGCTATGGACTGGATAGTTGATTCTGATTCTAACAAACGCCTGACTGAAATTGCCAAAGCGCTTAAAGGCAGCGATAAATTGTTTCTCGCAACCGACCCCGACCGTGAAGGGGAAGCAATCAGTTGGCATGTTCTTGAAGTGCTAGCAAAGAAAAAGGCTCTTAAAGGGGTCGAGGTTAAGCGCGTTGTCTTTAACGAGATTACCAAATCAGCCATTTTAAAAGCCATGGCAGACCCACGCGATCTGGATCAGGAACTGGTGAATGCCTATTTGGCACGCCGGGCACTTGATTACCTTGTTGGCTTCACGCTTTCCCCAGTTTTATGGCGCAAGCTACCCGGCGCACGCTCTGCTGGGCGGGTTCAATCTGTTGCGCTGCGGCTTGTTTGTGAACGTGAATCAGAAATAGAGCAATTCACAGCCCGCGAATATTGGTCTGTAGAAGCTGATCTGAAGTCCACTGGCTCCAAAAATTTTACTGCACGGCTTTTTGCAGCAAATGGTGAAAAGCTTGACAAGTTTTCTCTAGCTACTGAATTGCAGGCAAACGAAGCCACAGATCTTGTAAAGCGGACACCTCTAACCGTACAAAGCGTCGAACGTAAACCTGCAAAACGAAACCCGCAACCGCCGTTTACGACCTCTACCCTGCAACAGGAAGCATCGAGGAAACTGGGTTTCCCCGCGAATAAAACCATGCGGGTAGCACAAAGCCTTTATGAAGGCAAACCCATCAAAGGTGAGGTTACTGGCCTAATTACCTATATGCGGACGGACGGTGTTACCATTGCGCAGGAAGCGTTAAATGCAACGCGGCATGTTATCGAAAACCGGTACGGTGCCAAATATTTACCCTCGTCACCACGAGTATACAAAACCAAAGCGAAAAATGCGCAGGAAGCACACGAAGCTATCCGCCCAACTGATCCAATGCGTAGCCCTGCTGATGTATCTCATGCACTTGATAGCGACGAACAGAAGCTCTACGAACTGATTTGGCGTAGAACACTGGCGAGCCAAATGGAAAGCGCTGCATTAGAGCGCACAACCATTACCATCATGAATACAGATAACACCGCGGAACTAAGAGCAACCGGTTCTGTTATTCAGTTTGATGGTTTCTTGTCTGTATATCAAGAAGGTAAGGATGACGAGCAAGACGAACAAGAAGCTCTTCTCCCAGCGCTTAAAAGCGGCGAAGAAGTAAACCTTATATCTGTTCTACCTAAACAGCACTTCACAGAGCCACTCCCACGCTACAGTGAAGCGAGCCTTGTGAAACGCATGGAAGAACTGGGTATCGGCAGGCCATCGACCTATGCATCAATTCTTACTGTACTGCGTGATCGTACTTATGTTCATATGGAGCGCAACCGCTTTGTGCCAGATGACAAAGGACGACTTGTAACCGCTTTTCTAGAAAAATTCTTCCACCGGTATGTTGAATATGACTTTACAGCAAACCTAGAAGAACAACTTGATGATATCTCAGCCGGTCAAGAAGACTGGAAGAAGGTCTTAAGTAATTTCTGGTCTGCCTTTAAACCAAAGACAGAGGAAATTCTCGGTGTACGTAATGCAGAAGTTATTGATGCACTTGATGATTATCTTGGGCCTATGCTGTTTTCAAACGATGAAGCCAGAAAATGCCCTAGCTGTGCAGATGGGCGTTTGGGCCTCAAAACAAGTCGCTATGGTGCTTTTGTCGGATGTTCTAATTATCCTGAATGCGGCTATACGCGCAAGTTTGGCTCTAACGATAATGATCCGGAAGAAGGCATGGAAGAACAGCCTGCACTGGGCATTGATCCTGAAACAGGCGAAGAGATCAACGTGAAAGTTGGTCGGTTTGGCCCTTATATTCAGGTTGGCGAAGCTGTTAAAGGCGAAAAACCAAAGCGCGCAAGTATTCCTAAAGACATGGATAGCAGCACTATCGACCTAGAAAAAGCACTGGCCCTGCTGTCGCTCCCTCGCGAACTTGGTACACACCCGGAAACAGGAAAAACAATTACCAGTGCTATTGGCCGATATGGGCCTTATCTTGCCCATGACGGTGTTTATGCCAAACTCGCTTCAAGCGAAGAAGTATTTACCGTAGGGCTCAACCGTGCAGTTGCACTGCTCGCAGATCAGGCCGCGAAAAAGGGTGGTGCCAAAACAGTCTTAAAGGAACTGGGTGAACACCCAGATGATAAAGACCCGATAAGGGTTTTGGACGGACGTTATGGCCCTTATGTTAATCATAAAAAGACAAATGCTACGTTACCTAAAGGTACAGAGCCAACCTCCGTTACTCTGGAACAGGCGCTTGAATGGCTTGCCGCAAAAGCCACAACAAAAAAAGTGCCTCGTAAAAAAACAGCAGCAAAAAAGAAAGCCTCCTGA
- the dprA gene encoding DNA-processing protein DprA yields MTEHETKKAMMLTDAEKIARLRLIRSEGIGPVLFSRLLAKHTTALAAIKHLENNPQNQPKSFLLASHEVIKQELDKIEHYGAHLIFKDEAHYPELLAEISDAPPALLVKGRMEILQYVLIGVVGARNASASGMKLTHQICAALATEKVGIVSGLARGIDTASHSASLTTGTIACLAGGLDVIYPPENAVLHQKIAETGLLISEMPMGTKPQARHFPRRNRIISGLSSGLLVIEAAQKSGSLITARYAADQGRDVYAVPGSPLDPRSAGTNQLLKDGAILVRTAEDILCEIDTQRQFHLPVVKSISQPAEKHPTYLTANITSKAAAQIDTLLTFLTSNPLHIDDIARVANISPEKILSEFLPLEIEGKIERHSGNRFSRIYTKNE; encoded by the coding sequence ATGACAGAGCATGAAACAAAGAAAGCCATGATGCTAACCGATGCTGAAAAAATAGCGCGGCTACGCCTTATTCGCAGCGAAGGGATAGGACCTGTTTTATTTAGCCGGTTGCTCGCAAAACACACAACTGCATTAGCTGCAATAAAACACCTTGAAAACAATCCCCAAAATCAACCAAAATCTTTCCTGTTGGCCAGCCACGAGGTTATCAAACAGGAATTAGATAAAATTGAGCATTATGGCGCTCACTTAATTTTCAAGGATGAAGCACACTATCCTGAACTTTTAGCTGAAATAAGCGATGCCCCGCCCGCCCTATTGGTGAAAGGGCGCATGGAAATTCTTCAATATGTATTGATTGGCGTTGTAGGGGCCCGGAACGCAAGCGCATCTGGCATGAAATTAACCCATCAAATTTGTGCTGCCCTTGCAACCGAAAAAGTTGGCATTGTCTCCGGCCTTGCACGCGGGATTGACACCGCCTCACACTCAGCATCGCTTACTACAGGAACCATTGCCTGCCTAGCTGGCGGCTTGGATGTAATCTACCCACCAGAAAATGCTGTTCTACACCAGAAAATTGCCGAAACCGGTTTATTAATCAGCGAAATGCCAATGGGTACAAAGCCACAGGCTAGACATTTTCCACGTCGAAACAGGATAATATCCGGCTTATCCTCAGGCTTACTTGTCATTGAAGCCGCACAAAAATCAGGTTCCCTTATTACAGCACGTTATGCCGCTGATCAGGGCCGCGATGTATATGCGGTCCCCGGTTCTCCGCTTGACCCACGATCAGCAGGCACAAACCAGTTACTGAAAGACGGCGCAATTCTAGTGCGCACTGCAGAAGATATTCTATGTGAAATCGATACACAGAGACAATTTCACCTTCCCGTAGTAAAGAGTATAAGCCAACCTGCCGAAAAACACCCCACATATTTAACCGCAAACATCACCTCTAAGGCTGCAGCACAAATTGATACGCTTCTCACCTTTTTAACAAGCAACCCTTTGCATATTGATGACATCGCCCGCGTTGCCAATATTTCACCCGAAAAAATATTATCAGAATTCTTACCGCTAGAGATTGAAGGCAAAATTGAACGACATAGCGGCAATCGATTTAGTCGAATTTACACGAAAAATGAATAA
- a CDS encoding CHASE domain-containing protein, producing the protein MVYSGYLKKKWDHFKLNKRREWYVLSAAIFLTLSAWIVSTRLVEENQQRRFAARADEISDAISIRMNLYEQVLWGGVGLFNASNVASREEWRTYVDTLKLSQHWPGIQGLGYSVFISPANKTAHISEIRAEGFLDYTIKPEGERAAYSAIVFLEPFDWRNQRAFGYDMWSNEVRREAMIKSRDTGRAAISGLITLVQETSEDVQKGFLMYTPVYEKETYLETVEDRQASFLGWVYAPFRMGDLMAGILGAGQNAVEYDIYDGTEVNPDKLLYKSFVDDFSVQGPFILKSMELAGKIWTIRFMSGNDSVETIETRIPTIIAIAGLLVDILIYYLMATMASTNRRAEAIAVEKTLKLNEAKLKAEEASQAKSRFLSSMSHELRSPLNSILGYSQLALTEKTTAPIPQTTVQHIKTISRSGKHLLALIGDILDLSKVEAGQLVVESTIFNLNQLVQEIVSMMTVPASEQKTVLDLKIPQNMPEWFIGDSVKIKQIILNLMANAVKFTEEGVVTLQVDIIRDDSDNTQFKFSVVDTGIGIKPDRQFNLFDAFTQADMSTTRRYGGTGLGLAISKSLVEAMDGKIGFSSEEGSGSTFWFELQLDKTEEVPENNVIDIENIKSLSILLVEDIKVNQIVAKKLLENQGHLVECVSNGVEAIQAVKNQDFDIVLMDIHMPEMDGIDATKAIREMVDEKKKNVPIIALTADINTENLTVYREVGMDGHCAKPLKMESLIRIIVDLVPDVVAESATIVENEETDVQKVLLKPMPMEKKPINYQVDMDQFKICLELAPEFLAAFEAESRLACQKAHEFLANNDIEAVESEVHSLKGMSLNLGLISLANACSEICTLCRSGGVDLGVLRDKLKDLDVMVVAQNELARSLA; encoded by the coding sequence ATGGTTTATAGTGGCTATTTAAAAAAGAAATGGGATCATTTTAAGCTTAATAAGCGACGTGAATGGTATGTCCTCTCAGCTGCTATTTTTCTCACACTTTCAGCATGGATTGTTTCAACAAGGCTAGTTGAAGAGAACCAACAGCGCCGTTTTGCGGCACGGGCAGATGAAATTTCTGATGCAATTAGCATTAGAATGAATTTGTACGAACAGGTTTTATGGGGTGGGGTAGGGCTGTTTAATGCCTCGAATGTTGCTAGCCGTGAAGAGTGGCGCACCTATGTTGACACTTTAAAGCTGTCTCAGCATTGGCCAGGTATTCAGGGATTAGGATATAGTGTTTTTATCTCGCCAGCTAATAAAACAGCACACATTTCTGAAATTCGTGCAGAAGGTTTTCTAGATTATACAATAAAGCCTGAGGGTGAACGTGCGGCTTATAGCGCTATTGTGTTTTTGGAGCCGTTTGATTGGCGTAATCAACGGGCCTTTGGTTATGACATGTGGTCGAATGAAGTCCGTCGGGAAGCGATGATAAAGTCGCGAGATACTGGAAGGGCAGCCATTTCTGGGTTGATAACTCTTGTGCAGGAGACCAGTGAGGATGTTCAGAAAGGTTTTTTGATGTACACGCCGGTGTACGAAAAAGAAACATACTTGGAAACAGTTGAGGACCGGCAAGCATCTTTTCTGGGCTGGGTTTATGCTCCCTTTAGAATGGGCGACCTGATGGCAGGCATTTTAGGTGCAGGTCAAAATGCCGTTGAATATGACATTTATGATGGAACCGAAGTGAACCCCGATAAGCTGCTTTATAAGAGTTTTGTCGACGATTTCTCTGTGCAAGGGCCATTTATTTTAAAGAGCATGGAACTGGCGGGTAAGATATGGACAATTCGTTTTATGTCTGGGAACGACAGTGTTGAAACGATTGAAACACGCATCCCTACTATTATTGCTATTGCAGGTTTGTTAGTTGATATTTTGATTTATTATCTTATGGCAACAATGGCATCTACAAATCGGCGTGCAGAGGCCATAGCTGTTGAGAAAACACTCAAACTTAATGAAGCAAAGCTCAAGGCAGAAGAGGCAAGCCAGGCAAAGTCTCGTTTTTTGTCCTCAATGAGTCATGAACTACGGTCACCGTTAAATTCTATTTTGGGGTACTCACAGTTAGCATTAACAGAAAAAACGACGGCCCCAATTCCTCAAACTACTGTGCAACATATAAAGACGATCTCACGGTCGGGTAAGCATTTGCTAGCTCTAATTGGTGATATTCTAGACTTGTCTAAAGTTGAGGCGGGGCAACTTGTTGTTGAAAGTACTATCTTTAACTTAAACCAGCTGGTGCAAGAAATTGTAAGTATGATGACTGTTCCCGCTAGCGAGCAAAAAACAGTACTTGACCTTAAAATCCCTCAGAATATGCCAGAATGGTTTATCGGAGATTCTGTTAAAATAAAGCAGATTATTTTAAACTTGATGGCGAATGCTGTGAAGTTTACCGAGGAAGGCGTTGTAACCCTTCAAGTAGATATAATTAGGGATGATTCTGATAATACTCAGTTCAAGTTTTCTGTCGTTGATACAGGTATTGGCATCAAACCGGACCGGCAGTTTAACCTGTTTGATGCTTTTACGCAGGCAGATATGTCGACCACACGTCGTTACGGTGGAACAGGCCTTGGACTGGCTATCAGCAAAAGCCTTGTAGAGGCTATGGATGGAAAGATAGGGTTCAGCAGTGAAGAAGGAAGCGGCAGTACATTCTGGTTTGAACTCCAGTTAGATAAAACAGAGGAAGTGCCTGAAAATAATGTGATTGATATAGAAAATATCAAGTCGCTATCAATTCTGTTGGTTGAAGACATTAAGGTTAACCAGATTGTTGCCAAAAAACTGTTGGAAAACCAAGGCCATTTGGTTGAGTGTGTATCCAATGGTGTCGAAGCTATTCAAGCGGTTAAAAATCAGGATTTTGATATAGTATTGATGGATATTCATATGCCAGAAATGGATGGAATAGATGCGACAAAGGCGATTAGGGAAATGGTGGATGAAAAGAAAAAGAATGTCCCTATTATTGCTTTGACTGCAGACATCAACACAGAAAATTTGACTGTTTATAGAGAAGTGGGCATGGACGGGCACTGTGCAAAACCACTGAAAATGGAATCGTTAATTCGTATTATTGTTGATCTGGTGCCTGATGTGGTGGCTGAAAGTGCGACTATCGTCGAAAATGAAGAAACCGATGTGCAGAAAGTATTGTTAAAGCCCATGCCAATGGAAAAAAAACCAATAAACTATCAGGTTGATATGGATCAGTTTAAAATATGCCTCGAATTGGCCCCTGAGTTTTTGGCGGCCTTTGAAGCAGAATCAAGGCTAGCATGCCAAAAGGCGCATGAGTTTTTAGCGAATAATGATATTGAAGCGGTAGAGAGTGAGGTTCATAGTCTGAAAGGAATGTCTCTAAACCTAGGGCTTATATCGCTTGCAAATGCTTGCTCTGAGATATGCACTCTTTGCCGTTCAGGTGGCGTGGACCTTGGGGTGCTTAGAGATAAGCTAAAGGATTTGGATGTAATGGTTGTCGCACAAAATGAACTGGCGAGATCTTTAGCCTAA
- a CDS encoding Hpt domain-containing protein, which yields MDIRTMETNLAEELRIEAIDTIEDRLANLQDAIRRFSEGSLSSKDALIAIRLEAHSLKSVAASFDMKALKALCHRFEDYFFNVNEISKDNITDIQFYADRMAECLDAFVQKKDIDISGMVRSLPNKAGFDVKDISVSEIEVMLVMEPGTATKIVTRELLECGYRMVNVGSTMDAFQLIPTMKPDAVIVSRVMPELSGVDLACALKAMPSTRHIPVALIATDNEKLKDLPKEVPVLRKGIRFADDVAEVFVKLGIL from the coding sequence GTGGATATAAGAACAATGGAAACTAATCTGGCAGAAGAATTGCGCATCGAAGCAATTGATACAATTGAGGATAGGCTTGCTAACCTGCAGGATGCAATACGTCGTTTCTCGGAAGGTTCCTTATCCAGCAAGGATGCTTTGATCGCAATTAGGTTGGAGGCGCACTCTTTAAAATCTGTAGCAGCTAGTTTTGATATGAAAGCATTAAAGGCCCTTTGCCACAGATTTGAAGATTATTTCTTCAATGTGAATGAGATAAGTAAAGACAATATTACGGACATACAGTTTTATGCCGATAGAATGGCTGAATGTCTCGATGCTTTTGTGCAAAAGAAAGATATTGATATTTCAGGGATGGTGCGTAGCCTGCCAAATAAAGCAGGATTTGATGTTAAAGACATTAGTGTTTCAGAAATTGAAGTTATGTTGGTGATGGAACCTGGAACCGCAACTAAAATTGTAACGCGTGAGCTTTTGGAGTGTGGGTACCGCATGGTGAATGTGGGCTCAACTATGGATGCTTTTCAGCTTATACCAACGATGAAACCTGATGCAGTGATTGTGTCACGTGTGATGCCTGAACTGTCAGGGGTTGACCTTGCTTGTGCGCTTAAAGCGATGCCTTCAACACGGCATATCCCCGTTGCACTCATTGCTACTGACAATGAAAAGCTTAAAGATTTACCAAAAGAAGTACCGGTCTTGCGAAAGGGTATTCGCTTTGCTGATGATGTTGCTGAAGTTTTTGTCAAACTTGGTATTTTATAG